In Porites lutea chromosome 1, jaPorLute2.1, whole genome shotgun sequence, a single genomic region encodes these proteins:
- the LOC140934690 gene encoding histamine H2 receptor-like has protein sequence MNVSLKTTKDCSLPLYQGIALMTANAIVCVFGSLGNLLVCFAIATNPRLRRCSNYLLFSLAVADLIVTLVCEPLLLEMFYNRTFVHECKPSLERLYSILANLSCSASVVHLACISVDRFIAVVFPLHHQIVMKRCGLKIMLIASWAFPISVPILMVVLPPSFPKGFLAIASFAFSYFVVIFSYLLIMVFLLIHKGKRKRLRARAVSVDPSPHMEIRVACTLAIVIGVFTACWVPVMTALFAAGKSLMKRNGALHMWLRTLALSNSAMNFLIYSARIRDFKDSYAAIFRKMCRL, from the coding sequence ATGAATGTTTCactgaaaactacaaaagactGTTCTCTTCCCCTGTATCAAGGTATTGCTTTGATGACAGCCAACGCCATTGTGTGCGTATTTGGTTCACTCGGCAACTTACTAGTTTGCTTTGCCATTGCCACAAATCCTCGACTTCGTCGATGCTCAAACTACCTTCTGTTCAGCTTAGCCGTTGCAGATTTGATCGTCACCTTAGTATGTGAGCCCCTCCTTTTGGAAATGTTCTACAATCGAACATTTGTTCACGAGTGCAAACCAAGCCTGGAAAGACTGTATTCTATTTTAGCCAATCTCTCCTGCTCCGCTTCCGTGGTTCATTTGGCCTGTATTAGTGTAGATCGATTTATCGCCGTTGTGTTTCCTCTGCACCACCAAATCGTTATGAAGAGATGTGGGTTAAAGATTATGTTGATAGCATCTTGGGCATTCCCAATTTCAGTACCCATTCTAATGGTTGTTCTCCCACCTTCCTTTCCCAAAGGGTTCTTGGCGATTGCTTCATTTGCCTTCAGCtattttgttgtcattttctcaTATCTTTTGATTATGGTGTTCTTGCTCATCCACAAGGGAAAAAGGAAGCGGCTACGGGCTCGGGCAGTTTCTGTTGATCCTTCACCACACATGGAGATCCGTGTTGCCTGCACGCTGGCCATTGTCATCGGCGTTTTCACGGCTTGTTGGGTCCCGGTAATGACCGCATTGTTTGCTGCCGGTAAATCATTGATGAAGCGAAACGGCGCTCTACACATGTGGCTCCGGACCTTGGCTCTGTCGAactcagccatgaattttcTGATTTACTCTGCAAGAATCCGTGACTTTAAAGACTCATACGCCGCTATCTTTCGAAAGATGTGCCGTCTGTAG